Proteins from a single region of Anaerolineae bacterium:
- a CDS encoding 4Fe-4S binding protein: MTTPQYAEEYRWLAARLDALPNGFPSTPDGLELAVLAYLFTPEEAELAAQLRLTPETPATIAARIGRDADKLSYMLTDLANRGLIDVVGTDEGPGYTLMPFVVGFYENQGPVLDAELARLVEAYFKRVFTATTMDVEPQFHRVIPINETIPVSIDIQPFESAMAIINRAQAWGVAECICRKQKELIGEACGHPLEVCMVFSSEPGAFDQAEVVRPLTREESLAMLRAAADAGLVHTVGNRQDHTSYICNCCTCGCGILRGIAELGMANVVARAAFESVVDAALCTGCQTCAEWCQFGALALDDTGIMAVDRRRCVGCGQCALHCEQGALALVRRPEDEIKPIPATLGDWQAQRAAARGRDLADVL, from the coding sequence ATGACGACTCCCCAGTACGCTGAGGAATATCGGTGGCTGGCAGCGCGGCTGGATGCGCTGCCCAATGGATTCCCGTCCACCCCGGATGGGCTGGAACTGGCGGTGCTGGCGTACCTTTTCACACCGGAAGAAGCGGAACTGGCGGCCCAGTTACGGTTGACACCCGAGACACCCGCGACGATTGCAGCGCGGATTGGCAGGGATGCCGACAAACTGAGCTACATGCTCACAGACCTGGCGAATCGCGGACTGATCGATGTGGTGGGCACAGATGAAGGGCCGGGTTATACGCTAATGCCGTTCGTCGTCGGCTTCTATGAGAATCAGGGTCCGGTTCTGGATGCTGAGCTGGCGCGGCTGGTTGAGGCCTATTTCAAGCGGGTATTCACTGCGACGACAATGGATGTCGAACCGCAATTTCACCGTGTGATCCCGATTAATGAGACAATCCCGGTTTCGATTGATATCCAACCCTTTGAGAGCGCGATGGCGATCATCAACCGGGCGCAGGCGTGGGGTGTCGCCGAGTGCATCTGCCGTAAGCAGAAGGAGCTGATCGGTGAGGCGTGCGGGCATCCGCTTGAAGTCTGCATGGTCTTCAGCAGCGAACCAGGTGCGTTTGACCAGGCGGAGGTTGTGCGCCCCCTGACGCGTGAGGAGTCGCTGGCGATGCTTCGTGCGGCTGCCGATGCCGGACTGGTTCATACGGTGGGCAACCGCCAGGATCACACCTCGTATATCTGCAACTGCTGTACTTGCGGGTGTGGGATTCTGCGTGGTATTGCTGAGCTAGGCATGGCGAATGTCGTGGCGCGGGCCGCATTCGAAAGTGTTGTCGATGCGGCGCTGTGTACGGGATGCCAGACGTGCGCCGAATGGTGCCAGTTTGGGGCGCTGGCGTTGGACGACACAGGGATCATGGCCGTCGACCGGCGGCGCTGCGTTGGTTGTGGACAATGCGCGCTGCACTGCGAGCAGGGCGCGTTAGCGCTGGTGCGCCGCCCTGAAGATGAGATCAAACCGATCCCTGCGACACTGGGTGATTGGCAGGCCCAGCGGGCCGCAGCACGTGGCCGTGACCTGGCGGACGTGCTCTAG